Proteins from a genomic interval of Sparus aurata chromosome 21, fSpaAur1.1, whole genome shotgun sequence:
- the rasal2 gene encoding ras GTPase-activating protein nGAP isoform X6, with protein sequence MDGSSSLLRRARNAQISKTLRFRSRGLPKLKESTSHESLLSPGSAVEALDLSMEEDVFIKPLHSSILGQEFCFEVTYSGGSKCFSCTSASERDKWMENLRRTIQPNKDNCRRAENLLRLWIIEAKDLPPKKKYFCELCLDDVLYARTTSKTRHDSLFWGEYFDFSSLPAMHSITVHIYRDVDKKKKKDKNNYVGLVNIPVAGVTGRQFVEKWYPVSTPTTSKAKGGGPSIRIKSRFQTISILPMEQYKEFAEFVTNNYTMLCSVLEPVISVKNKEEMACALVHILQSTGRAKDFLTDLVMAEVDRCADHDVLIFRENTLATKAIEEYLKLVGQKYLHDALGEFIKALYESDENCEVDPSRCSGGDLAEHQSNLKMCCELAFCKIINSYCVFPRELKEVFASWKQQCVARGHQQDISKRLISASLFLRFLCPAIMSPSLFYLMQEYPDDRTSRTLTLIAKVIQNLANFTKFGNKEEYMAFMNDFLEHEWAGMMRFLSEISNPETLSNTPGFEGYIDLGRELSVLHALLWEVVSQLDKGENSFLQATVAKLGPLPRILGDISRCLATPTPVQQQLRRFQDHNSAHNISGSLSSGLQRIFEDPADSHCEVRSLQSPVSELGYVRGQRPLLAQQHPSAHTSFSDHEERDGVLPNGRSISLVDLQDAQNLHGPAGPMPHHEAPPRLSRAGSQASIGHAPPPLNYALSNPLTPQPAPHQIKVPPRDGQPQSAPQVRRPLHPSLSQQRSLQPLSFQNPVYHLSNPAHSLSTHSAHSLRHDSSSENLSTESSHNSHSNSDDFGSQVGVKGRVASNSSLDELGSRRSTQSEECSTPRRHALPDLPPGAATAVAIPRQSTTAGTAHIVKVEQQSRGGGGAKTPRSLPHSASLRSSSSANTEPTPTTTHSPRQPSNCSVENVAPPPRSISKQPPQVTSPVEAVAVAMSPVERTAAWVLNNGQYDEEEGGERSREEGRNTEKYELEISRLKERLRVSGRRLEEYERRLLAQEQQMQKLLLEYKHRLEDSEERLRRQQEEKDSQMKSIICRLMAVEEELKRDHAEMQAVIEAKQKIIDAQEKRIDSLDAANSRLMAALTQVKERYSTPNLRNGLSPTNPTKLSITENGEFKNSSC encoded by the exons ATGGACGGGTCGTCTTCTCTGCTCCGGAGAGCTCGAAATGCTCAGATCTCCAAAACTCTCAGGTTCAG ATCTCGAGGCCTCCCCAAGCTGAAGGAGTCGACCTCCCATGAGTCTTTGCTGAGCCCGGGCAGCGCGGTGGAGGCTCTGGACCTGAGCATGGAGGAGGACGTGTTCATTAAACCTCTGCACAGCAGCATCCTGGGACAGGAGTTCTGCTTCGAG GTGACGTACTCCGGCGGCAGCAAGTGTTTCAGCTGCACTTCGGCCTCAGAGCGAGACAAGTGGATGGAAAACCTGAGGAGGACGATTCAGCCCAACAAG GACAACTGTCGGCGGGCGGAGAACCTGCTGCGTCTTTGGATCATTGAAGCCAAAGACCTGCCGCCTAAGAAGAAATATTTCTGCGAGCTGTGTCTGGATGACGTCCTGTACGCCAGAACCACCAGCAAGACTCGCCACGACAGCCTGTTCTGGGGCGAGTACTTCGACTTCTCCAGCCTGCCCGCCATGCACAGCATCACCGTGCACATCTACCGCGACgtggacaagaagaagaagaaggacaagAACAACTACGTGGGTCTGGTCAACATCCCGGTGGCGGGCGTGACGGGCCGGCAGTTCGTGGAGAAGTGGTACCCGGTCAGCACGCCCACCACCAGCAAGGCCAAAGGAGGCGGGCCGTCGATCCGCATCAAGTCCCGCTTCCAGACCATCTCCATCCTGCCCATGGAGCAGTACAAGGAGTTCGCTGAGTTCGTCACCAACAACTACACCATGCTGTGCTCGGTGCTGGAGCCCGTCATCAGCGTCAAGAACAAGGAGGAGATGGCGTGCGCGCTCGTGCACATCCTGCAGAGCACCGGGAGGGCGAAG GACTTCCTGACAGACCTGGTGATGGCAGAGGTGGACCGCTGTGCCGACCACGACGTCCTGATCTTCAGGGAGAACACGCTGGCTACCAAAGCCATCGAGGAATATCTGAAGCTGGTCGGACAGAAATACCTGCACGATGCACTCG GTGAGTTCATTAAAGCTCTGTACGAGTCGGACGAGAACTGTGAGGTGGATCCGAGCCGCTGCTCCGGGGGAGATCTGGCCGAACACCAGAGCAACCTGAAGATGTGCTGCGAGCTCGCTTTCTGCAAGATCATCAACTCCTACTG CGTGTTTCCTCGGGAGCTGAAGGAAGTGTTCGCTTCCTGGAAGCAGCAGTGCGTCGCTCGCGGCCACCAGCAGGACATCAGCAAGCGTCTGATCAGCGCTtcgctcttcctgaggtttctgtGTCCCGCCATCATGTCGCCGTCGCTCTTCTACCTGATGCAGGAGTATCCTGACGACCGCACGTCCCGGACGCTCACGCTCATCGCCAAGGTCATCCAGAACCTCGCCAACTTCACCAA GTTTGGGAACAAAGAGGAGTACATGGCCTTCATGAACGACTTCCTGGAGCACGAGTGGGCGGGGATGATGCGTTTCCTGTCGGAGATCTCCAACCCGGAGACTCTGTCCAACACGCCGGGCTTCGAGGGTTACATCGACCTCGGCCGCGAGCTGTCCGTCCTGCACGCTCTGCTGTGGGAGGTCGTGTCCCAGCTcgacaag GGTGAAAATTCCTTCCTGCAGGCCACCGTAGCGAAGCTGGGCCCGCTGCCGAGGATTCTGGGTGACATCTCTCGCTGTCTGGCCACTCCCACGCccgtccagcagcagctgcGGCGTTTCCAGGACCATAACTCCGCCCACAAcatcagcggcagcctgtcgtCAGGGTTACAGCGAATCTTTGAGGACCCCGCCGACAG ccactGTGAGGTCCGCAGCCTGCAGTCTCCGGTCAGTGAGCTGGGGTATGTCCGAGgtcagcgccccctgctggctcaGCAGCATCCCTCCGCCCACACCAGCTTCTCTGACCACGAGGAGCGAGACGGCGTGCTGCCCAACGGTCGCAGCATCTCTCTGGTGGACCTGCAGGACGCTCAGAACCTGCACGGCCCGGCAGGTCCGATGCCACACCACGAAGCTCCGCCACGCCTCAGCAGGGCGGGCTCACAGGCTTCCATCGGACACGCCCCTCCCCCTCTGAACTACGCCCTCTCCAACCCACTCACCCCCCAGCCGGCGCCACACCAGATCAAAGTGCCGCCCAGAGACGGTCAGCCGCAGAGCGCGCCGCAGGTGAGGCGGCCGCTGCACCCGTCGCTCAGCCAGCAGCGCAGCCTGCAGCCGCTGTCCTTCCAGAATCCCGTGTACCACCTGAGTAACCCCGCCCACAGCCTGTCCACACACTCCGCCCACTCGCTGCGGCACGACTCCAGCTCGGAGAACCTGAGCACCGAGAGCTCGCACAACAGCCACAGCAACTCCGATGACTTCGGCAGCCAGGTGGGGGTCAAAGGTCGCGTGGCTTCCAACAGCAGCCTGGACGAGCTGGGCAGCAGGCGGAGCACGCAGAGCGAGGAATGTTCCACGCCGCGCCGACACGCTCTGCCTGACCTCCCGCCAGGCGCAGCCACGGCCGTCGCCATCCCCCGACAGAGCACGACGGCGGGCACCGCCCACATCGTCAaggtggagcagcagagcaggggagggggcggggccaAGACACCACGCTCCCTTCCTCACAGCGCCTCGctacgcagcagcagcagcgccaaCACGGAGCCCAcgcccaccaccacccactcCCCCCGCCAACCGTCCAACTGCTCTGTGGAGAATGTGGCTCCGCCCCCGAGGAGCATCTCCAAGCAGCCGCCGCAg GTGACGTCTCCCGTGGAGGCGGTTGCCGTGGCGATGTCTCCGGTGGAGAGGACGGCGGCCTGGGTGCTCAACAACGGCCAGTAcgatgaagaggagggaggagagaggagcagggaggagggcAGGAACACGGAGAAG TACGAGCTGGAGATCTCGCGGCTGAAGGAGCGCCTGCGGGTGTCGGGCCGGCGCCTGGAGGAGTACGAGCGGCGGCTGCTGGCTCAGGAGCAGCAGATGcagaagctgctgctggaaTACAAACATCGTCTGGAGGACAGCGAGGAGCGTCTgaggaggcagcaggaggagaaggacagCCAGATGAAGAGCATCATCTGCAG GCTGAtggcggtggaggaggagttAAAGCGGGACCACGCAGAGATGCAGGCGGTGATCGAAGCCAAGCAGAAGATCATCGACGCTCAG GAGAAGCGGATCGACTCCCTGGACGCGGCGAACTCGCGGCTGATGGCGGCGCTGACGCAGGTGAAGGAGCGCTACAGCACGCCGAACCTCCGCAACGGCCTGTCACCCACCAACCCCACCAAACTGTCCATCACTGAGAACGGAGAGTTCAAGAACAGCAGCTGCTGA